AATATATCCCATTAAATACCAACAAAAAAGAAGCCGCTTTTTAAATAAAAGCGGTTTCTTTTTAAAAAATATTTTAAGTGAAATCGTATCTGCTATTTTGCTATCTGCTACCTGCTGTCTGCTGTTTGCCCAAATTTAGGGCCCACAGCCCTAAATCCAATTTTTCGCGAGATAAGCCTTTATTGATGCGGGTTTGCGAAGGTCGATCTTTGGGGACTGTCCCCATTATTATTCGTAATCTTCCATATCAGGAGACATAGAAGGCATACCCGCTCCTCCCATTGCTGACATTTCTTTCTTCTCGGGTAAATCAGTAATTACTGCTTCGGTAGTTAAAAACAAAGAAGCAATAGAAGTGGCGTTTTGTAAAGCGCAACGCGTTACTTTCGCCGGGTCGATAATACCCGCTTCTACTAAATCCTCGTATTTTCCGGTTGAAGCATTAAAGCCAAAATTGCCTTTATGATTTTTAACTTCATTAACCACTACCCCCGGCTCATAAGCGGAATTAATAGCCAATTGGCGCAAGGGTTCTTCAATAGCATATCTGACTATTTCTTTACCTATTTTTTCATCGCCAGAAAGATTTAATCTATCTAAAGCGCTTGATGCTCGGATTAAAGCCACTCCTCCACCAACAACACTTCCTTCTTCTACTGCCGCTTTAGTAGCATTAACCGCATCTTCCACTTTAAATTTCTTTTCTTTCATTTCTGTTTCCGTAGTTGCTCCAACCTTAATCACTCCCACCCCGCCAGCTAATTTGGCTAATCTCTCATTTAATTTTTCTTTATCAAATTCCGAGGTAGTTATTTCTATTTGACGGCGAAGATTATTAATTCTGGCTTTAATTTTTTCCGGATCTCCTTCTCCACCAACAATAGTGGTATTATCTTTAGTGGCAATAACTCGACGAGCTTTGCCTAAATCATTAATATCTACTTTTTCTAATTTGAGGCCAACTTCTTCGGAAATAACTCTGCCTCCGGTTAGTACAGCGATATCTTCTAACAATTCTTTTTTATTGTCGCCAAAACCCGGAGCTTTAACCGCCAAAGTATTAAACGCACCCCTCAAACGATTAACCACAAATGTGGCCAATGCTTCTCCTTCAATTTCTTCGGCGATAACCACTAAATCTTTCTTCCCTCTTTCCGCCATTTTTTCCATTAAAGGAAGAATGTCGTTAAGAGCGGAAATTTTCTGGTCAGTAATAAGAATAAAACAATTTTTATATTCAGCAGCCATTTTTTCGGCGTTGGTTATCATATAAGGGGAAACATAGCCTTCATCAAATTGCATTCCTTCGGTAACCTCCACTTCAAAATCAAACGATTGGGATTCTTCTACAGTAATAATGCCATCTTTACCTACTTTAGCCATTGCTTCGGCAATAATGCGTCCAATTTTAGGGTCATTAGCCGAAATAGTGGCTACTTGTTGTATTTCCTCCGACGTAGAAACAGGCCGGGAAATTTTCTCTCTAATTTCTTTAACAATTGCCTCAGTCGCCTCTTCCATTCCTTTTTTGATAAGAAGAGGATTAGCCCCAGCCGCTAAATTTTTTAAGCCGGCGGAAATCATCGCTTGCGCTAAAATAACCGCAGTGGTTGTTCCGTCTCCAGCCACATCATTAGTTTTAGAAGCAACTTCTTGTAATAATTGCGCTCCCATATTTTCATATTTGTCTTCTAATTCTATTTCTTTGGCTACTGTAACCCCATCGTTAGTCATAGTGGGAGAACCGAATCCTTTATCCAAAACAACATTTCTGCCTCGCGGTCCAAGAGTCACTTTAACCGCTGCTGCTAATTTGTCCGCTCCTTTTTTTAGAGCATTTCTCGCTTTATCACTAAATAAAATTTGTTTAGCCATAATAAAATATAATTAATCAATGATTGCTAATATATCATCTTCATCTAAAATAAGATATTCTTCCTCTTCTATCTTAATTTCATCAGGAGAATATTTTTTGAAGATTATTTTGTCCCCGACCTTTACTTCGAGAGCGCGACGGCTCCCATTATCTAATATTTTGCCTTGCCCTACAGCCATAACTTCACCCTTTTCTGGTTTTTCTTCCTCAGCAGTATCAGGCAAAACTATACCTGCCTTGGTTAATTTGTCTTCTTTAATGGGCTTCACTATAATATGCCCAGCCAATGGTTTTAATTTCATTTTAGCCATAAAAACCTACTTAAATTTATATAATTTTTATTTCCCTCCCCGACCTTTAAAAAACAATTTTATATTTTATATTTTTTTTGTCAAGAACATCTATTTAGCATATCAGCATTAATATTTTACATTAACCTCAAACGGAGGTTTTATTTTATGCGCATAATTGGCTATCAGCGATTTCGCTTTATCTACAGCGCCGTTTAAGGGTTCCACCCTTAAGTGAGGTGAACGAATTAAAATGGTGGGGCCGGATAATTTAGGCCAA
The sequence above is drawn from the Parcubacteria group bacterium ADurb.Bin159 genome and encodes:
- the groL gene encoding 60 kDa chaperonin — encoded protein: MAKQILFSDKARNALKKGADKLAAAVKVTLGPRGRNVVLDKGFGSPTMTNDGVTVAKEIELEDKYENMGAQLLQEVASKTNDVAGDGTTTAVILAQAMISAGLKNLAAGANPLLIKKGMEEATEAIVKEIREKISRPVSTSEEIQQVATISANDPKIGRIIAEAMAKVGKDGIITVEESQSFDFEVEVTEGMQFDEGYVSPYMITNAEKMAAEYKNCFILITDQKISALNDILPLMEKMAERGKKDLVVIAEEIEGEALATFVVNRLRGAFNTLAVKAPGFGDNKKELLEDIAVLTGGRVISEEVGLKLEKVDINDLGKARRVIATKDNTTIVGGEGDPEKIKARINNLRRQIEITTSEFDKEKLNERLAKLAGGVGVIKVGATTETEMKEKKFKVEDAVNATKAAVEEGSVVGGGVALIRASSALDRLNLSGDEKIGKEIVRYAIEEPLRQLAINSAYEPGVVVNEVKNHKGNFGFNASTGKYEDLVEAGIIDPAKVTRCALQNATSIASLFLTTEAVITDLPEKKEMSAMGGAGMPSMSPDMEDYE
- the groS gene encoding 10 kDa chaperonin; this translates as MAKMKLKPLAGHIIVKPIKEDKLTKAGIVLPDTAEEEKPEKGEVMAVGQGKILDNGSRRALEVKVGDKIIFKKYSPDEIKIEEEEYLILDEDDILAIID